Below is a window of Anaeromyxobacter sp. DNA.
CCTTCATGATCTGGCCCACGAAGAAGCCGGTCAGGTCCTTCTTGCCGCTGCGGTGGCGCTCCACCTCGGCGGGCGCGGCGGCCAGCACCTGGTCCACCACCGCCTCGATGGCGCCGCTGTCGGAGACCTGGGCCAGGCCGCGCGCCTGCGCCGTGGCGGCCGGCGCGGCGCCGCTGCGGAAGGCCTCCTCCACCACCACCTTGGCCCCGGCGCCGTTGATGGCGCCGCGCTCCAGGAGCGCCAGCGCCTCGGCCAGGTGGGCCGGGGTGAGCTTCCAGGCGGCCGGCCCGAGGCCGGTCTCGTTGACCAGGCGGGCCACCTCGCCGTTGAGCCAGTTGGCGGCCTTGCGGGCCGCCTCGGGCGCGCCGCCCAGGGCGGCCACGGTGGCGTCGAAGAAGTCGGCGGTGGCCCGGTCGCCCGCCAGCAGGGCGGCGTCGGAGGCCGGCAACCCCAGGGCCTGGGCGTAGCGGGCGGCCCGGGCGCGCGGCAGCTCCGGCAGGGCGGCCCGCAGCCGCGCCACCAGCGCGGGCGCCACCAGCACCGGCTGCAGGTCCGGCTCCGGGAAGTACCGGTAGTCGTGCGCGTCCTCCTTGGAGCGCATCGAGCGGGTCTCGCCGCGGGCCGGGTCGAAGAGCCGGGTCTCCTGCACCACCGGCCGGCCGGCCTCCACCAGCTCCACCTGCCGGCGCACCTCGTACTCCACCGCCTGCTTGAGGAAGCGGAAGGAGTTCATGTTCTTGATCTCGGCGCGGGTGCCGTACTGGGTGGCCCCGTGGCGCATCACCGAGACGTTGGCGTCGCAGCGGAAGGAGCCCTCCTCCAGGTTGCCGTCGTTGACGCCCAGCGTGAGCAGGATGGCGCGGAGCGCCTTCAGGTACTCGACCGCCTCGTCGGCGCTGCGCAGGTCCGGCTCGGAGACGATCTCCAGGAGCGGCACGCCGGCGCGGTTGAGGTCCACGCCGGAGGCGCCGTCGGCGGCCACGTCGTGCAGGTTCTTGCCGGCGTCCTCCTCCATGTGGATGCGGGTGAGCCGCACGTGCTTCTCCACGCCGTCCACCGTGAAGGTGAGCCCGCCGCCCTGGCAGATGGGGGCCTCGTACTGCGAGACCTGGTAGCCCTTGGGCAGGTCCGGGTAGAAGTAGTTCTTGCGGGCGAAGACGGAGCGCTCCTGGATGGCGCAGCCCAGCGCCAGGCCGGTCAGGACGGCGTCCTCCACCACCTGGCGGTTGAGCGCCGGCAGCACGCCGGGGAGGCCCAGGCAGACCGGGCAGACGTGGGTGTTCGGCGCCCCGCCGAAGGTGGTGGGGCAGCCGCAGAAGATCTTGGTCCGGGTCAGCAGCTGGGCGTGGACCTCCAGCCCGAGCACCACCTGGAAGTCGGAGACCGGCATCAGCGCGCCCTCCCGGGCGTGGCGGGCGCCAGCCCGGGGCGCAGGCTCCGCCAGCGGTGGTCGCTCGGGTAGAGCAGCAGCAGCGCCAGCAGGTCCACGCCGAAGACCCCGATGAGCCTGGGGTCACCGGTGACGATCCAGGTCACCAGCGGGAAGAGCGCGGCCGACTCGCAGAGCAGCCAGGCCACCATCAGGCGGGTGAAGGCGGTGGCCTCGCGGCCGGCCCGCAGCGAGCCGAGGCGCGGCGGCAGGGTGCGCGACAGGGTCAGGTTGAGCACCGAGATGGCGATGGCCAGCCAGAAGAGCAGCGAGGTGGTGGACGGGTTGGCCGACCCCCAGCGCGTCGCGTCGGCCAGCGCCAGGAAGAAGAAGGGCAGCACCAGCATGCTGGCCCAGACGAAGGTGGCGGCGCGCCGGGTCACGGGGGGCCGGCCCCGTCCAGCGCGGCCGGCGCCGGGGCCGGACCCAGCTCGCGCTCCAGGGCCCGGGCGGCGGTGAGCAGGCCGGCCTCGTCGAAGGGGCGGCCCACCAGCTGCAGCCCCACCGGCAGGCCGCCGGTGAGCCCGCACGGCACCGACAGCCCGGGCAGCGCCGCCAGGTTGCAGGTGATGGTGAAGATGTCGGCCAGGTACATCTGCAGCGGATCGCCGGTCTTCTCGCCCAGCCGGAAGGCGGGGCCCGGCGCCACCGGCCCGGCCACCACGTCGCAGCGCTGGAAGGCCGCGTCGAAGTCGCGCCGGATGAGGGTGCGGACCTTCTGGGCGCGCAGGTAGTACGCGTCGTAGTAGCCGGCCGAGAGGGCGTAGGTGCCCAGCATGATGCGGCGCTTGGGCTCGGCCCCGAACCCCTGGGCCCGCGACTCCTCGTACAGCTCCTTGAGGCCGCGCACCCCGGCGGCCCGGTGGCCGAAGCGGACGCCGTCGTAGCGGGCCAGGTTGGAGGAGGCCTCGGCGGTGGCGATGAGGTAGTAGGCCCCGATGCCGTAGCGCGAGTGCGGCAGCGAGATGTCCACCAGGGTGGCACCCAGCCGCTGGTAGGTGGCCAGCGCCCGGCGCACCTGCGCCTCCACGCCCGGCTCGAGCCCGCCCTGGAACCACTCGGCCGGCACGCCGACGCGCAGGCCGCGGGCCCCGCGCTCCAGGCCGCCCAGGTAGTCGTCCACCGGGCGCGAGGAGCAGGTCTGGTCGGCCGGGTCGCGGCCGGCGATGGCCTGCAGCAGGGCCGCCGCGTCCCACACCTCGCGGCCGAGCGGCCCGGGCTGGTCGAGCGAGCTGGCGAAGGCGATGACGCCGGAGCGGCTGACGCGGCCGTAGGTGGGCTTGAGGCCCACCACGCCGCAGAAGGAGGCGGGCAGGCGGATCGAGCCGCCGGTGTCGGTGCCCAGCGTGCCGTAGACCTGCCGGGCCGCCAGCGCGGCGGCGCTGCCGCCCGACGAGCCGCCCGGGGTGCGGGCCAGGTCCCACGGGTTGCGGCAGGGCTTGAACGCCGAGTTCTCGTTGGACGAGCCCATGGCGAACTCGTCCAGGTTGAGCTTGCCGAGCAGCACCGCGCCGGCGGCGCGCAGGCGGGCCACCGCGGTGCCGTCCACCGGCGGCACGAAGCCTTCCAGGATGCGGGAGCCGGCGGTGGTGGGGATGCCGGCCGTCAGGTAGAGGTCCTTGAGCGCCACCGGGATGCCGTCGAGCGGCCCGAGCCGGGCCCCCGCGGCGGCGCGGGCGTCGGCCGCGGCGGCGGCGGCCAGCGCCACCTCGGCGGTCACGGTCAGGAAGGCCCCGACCCGCCCGTCGGTGGCGGCGATGCGGGCCAGGCAGGCCTCGGTGAGCTGGCGCGAGGAGGTGCTGCGGCGCTCCAGCCGCTCGCTGGCCTGGCGCAGCGAGAGGCCGGTGAGCTCGTCGTCGGCGGTCACTCGATGATCCTCGGCACCTTGAAGCAGGTGTCCTGGCGCGCCGGCGCGTTGGCCAGGGCCTGGGCCGGCGTCAGGCCGGGCAGCACCTGATCCTCCCGCAGCGGCGCGGCGTCGCCGGCCGCCAGGGCGTGGGTCATGGGCTCGACGCCGGAGACGTCCAGCTCGCCCAGCTGGGCCACGTGGTCCAGGATGGCCGAGAGCTGTCCGCCGAAGGCCGCCTCCTCCTCCGGCGTCAGCCGGAGGCGGGCCAGCCGGGCGATCTTCCGGACGTCGTCGAGCGAGAGGGCCATCGGGCGCAGGCCGGTCGCTAGTCGGCGGCCGGCTTGAACCAGTTGAGGACCGCGCCCATGACGCCGCTCTTCTCCCGCTTGACGATGGACTCGAGCTCGCCCTCGTCGAGGAAGATGCCCTTGCAGGCGAAGCAGACCTCGACGTCGTGCTGGTTGTACTTCACCACCTGCATCTCGAGGCCGCACTTGGGGCAGCGCAGCCAGTGGAGCGCCTTGAGGCGGGCCAGCTCGGCCGCCTGGGTCTCCTTCTTGGCCTGGAGCGCGATCTTCCGCTTCTTCTCGGCGTCCTCGCGGACGAAGTACTCGTCCTCGGTGTTCGACGGCTTTCCGGGCGTTCCGCGGTCAGACATGGTCACTCCTTGAGTTGGCTGATGGCGTAGCGGGCGACGGCGGCCTCTTCGCCGCCAGGGTGGACGGCCAGGTACCGCTCGAAGAGCGCCAGGGCCTCGGCCTTCTTGCCCTGTGCGCGGTAGGTCTCGGCGAGCCCCATCATGGCGTCCGGATGCTCCAGATCTAGCTGCAGCGCCCGCTGGAGGCTCGCCTCTGCGGGAGCGTACTGGCCGAGTTCGAAATAGCACAGACCCCGCCCGGTCAGGGCCCCCAGGTTGTCGGGCGCCAGCGCCAGGGCCCGCCAGTAGAGGTCGAGCGCCTTCTCGACCTCGCCCTTGTCGCGGAGCTTGCCGGCCTGGGCCACGAGGGAGGCGGCGGTGGCGGGCTTCGGGGCGGGGGGCTTGGTGGCGGTCGGGGTCGGGGTCGGGGTCGGGGTCGGGGTCGCGGTCGGGGGTGGGGTCGCGGTCGCGGTCGCGGTCGGGGGTGGGGTCGCGGTCGGGGTCGCGGGCGGGGTCGCGGTCGCAGGCGGGGGCGCGGTCGGGGTCGCTGCCGGCTCCTCGGCGGCCAGCGGCGGCGCCACCGGCTCGGGTGCCTTCTCCGTCTCGGTCGGCGCCACCGGCGGCGGCAGCGGAGCCGACGCCGGCACCGGCGCTGGAGCCGTCACAGGGGCGGGCGCGGGCGGCGGAGCGGTCTGCGAGGTGAGCGTCGGGACGAAGACGTAGGCGGCGGCGGCGGCGGTGACGAGCAGCAGGGCGGCCACCACCAGCTTGCTCCGGCTACCCTGCCGGCCGCGGACGGCCGCCAGCTCCTCCGGGCCGAGCTCGGCGGTCAGCAGCGCCTCGTCGCGCGCGGCCGGGGGCGGGCGCGGCCGGGGCGGCGCAGCGGCGGGCGGCGGGGGCCGCGCGGGTTCGGGCGGCGACGCGGCCACGGTGAGGGCCGCGTCGGCCTGCGGCGACGCGTCCGGGAGCGGCAGGAAGGGCGTGGGCGGATAGAAGTCCGTGCTGCCGGCCCGCGCCGGGTGCGGGGCCGGGGCCGGGGCCGGGTGCGGGGCCGGGGCCGGGGCCGGGGCCGGCTCGCCGGCCGGCGGCGCGCCGCGGCCGCGCTCCACCTCCGCCATCACCTCGAAGAAGGCGGCCAGCTCGGGCAGGCTGGACAGCCGCTCCCACGGCTTGCCGGACCGCGAGACCTCGTCGTCCGCCGAGACCCGCCGCTCCACGATCCACTTCTGCAGGGTGACCTGGTCGGTGAAGGTCGGCGCGCCGCCGCCCGCCTGGCGGAACACCCAGGGCTGCTGCGCCGCGTCAGGGGGCCGCGGGGCCAGCGAGGAGGCCAGCACCGGCGGCTCGGTCACCTCGTCCGCCCGGACCGGCACCGTCACCACCAGCGACTTGCGCTTCACCCGGAAGACGTGGCCGCAGCCGGTGCACTGCACCGTCAGCCCCTGGGGGGTGACCTGGGCGTCGTCGAAGACGTAGGTGGCCTTGCAGCGGTCGCAGCGGACGTCCATGAACGGCCTTCGGCAGGGGGCTCCGTGTGGCTCGATTCTAGGCCATGTCCGCGGAATCGCCGAAATATTGACCCACCCCTCCCCCCCGATATCCTCGGGCCACGCGGGCCGCGTGCGCGCGGTATCGCCGCATATCCTGGGAACGAGGTCGGAGCGTCCATGGGCAAGGTCAAGGGGAACCGTCGTCTCTCAGGGCGCGAGCGCTCGGGCCGGGCGGCCGAGCCCGCCTCGGGCAAGAAGGCGCCCCGCACCGGGATGGCCCGGGACATCGCCGCGGTGGTGCTCCTGGCCCTGGGCTGCGGGGCCGGGCTGGCCCTCACCACCTTCTCGGCCGTCGACGGCGCGCTGCTGGCGCGCGCCCTGCCCCCCTCCAACCTGGTGGGCCCGGTGGGTCACTCGGTCGCCTCCGCCGTCTACGGCGTCCTGGGCTTCGCGGCCTTGGTGGTGCCGGTGGCCCTGGTCACCATCGCCTGGCGGCTCTTCCGCGGCGCCACCGGCCGGCTCACCGCGCTGGGCGGCGGCGCCTCCCTCGTCCTCACCCTCTGCCTGGCGGTCCTCTCGCACCTCCTGCTGCAGCGCTTCGCCCTGGCCTCCTTCCCGGCCGGCGGCG
It encodes the following:
- the gatA gene encoding Asp-tRNA(Asn)/Glu-tRNA(Gln) amidotransferase subunit GatA, whose amino-acid sequence is MTADDELTGLSLRQASERLERRSTSSRQLTEACLARIAATDGRVGAFLTVTAEVALAAAAAADARAAAGARLGPLDGIPVALKDLYLTAGIPTTAGSRILEGFVPPVDGTAVARLRAAGAVLLGKLNLDEFAMGSSNENSAFKPCRNPWDLARTPGGSSGGSAAALAARQVYGTLGTDTGGSIRLPASFCGVVGLKPTYGRVSRSGVIAFASSLDQPGPLGREVWDAAALLQAIAGRDPADQTCSSRPVDDYLGGLERGARGLRVGVPAEWFQGGLEPGVEAQVRRALATYQRLGATLVDISLPHSRYGIGAYYLIATAEASSNLARYDGVRFGHRAAGVRGLKELYEESRAQGFGAEPKRRIMLGTYALSAGYYDAYYLRAQKVRTLIRRDFDAAFQRCDVVAGPVAPGPAFRLGEKTGDPLQMYLADIFTITCNLAALPGLSVPCGLTGGLPVGLQLVGRPFDEAGLLTAARALERELGPAPAPAALDGAGPP
- the gatB gene encoding Asp-tRNA(Asn)/Glu-tRNA(Gln) amidotransferase subunit GatB — translated: MPVSDFQVVLGLEVHAQLLTRTKIFCGCPTTFGGAPNTHVCPVCLGLPGVLPALNRQVVEDAVLTGLALGCAIQERSVFARKNYFYPDLPKGYQVSQYEAPICQGGGLTFTVDGVEKHVRLTRIHMEEDAGKNLHDVAADGASGVDLNRAGVPLLEIVSEPDLRSADEAVEYLKALRAILLTLGVNDGNLEEGSFRCDANVSVMRHGATQYGTRAEIKNMNSFRFLKQAVEYEVRRQVELVEAGRPVVQETRLFDPARGETRSMRSKEDAHDYRYFPEPDLQPVLVAPALVARLRAALPELPRARAARYAQALGLPASDAALLAGDRATADFFDATVAALGGAPEAARKAANWLNGEVARLVNETGLGPAAWKLTPAHLAEALALLERGAINGAGAKVVVEEAFRSGAAPAATAQARGLAQVSDSGAIEAVVDQVLAAAPAEVERHRSGKKDLTGFFVGQIMKALKGQGNPAVVNALLKKKLGGH
- the gatC gene encoding Asp-tRNA(Asn)/Glu-tRNA(Gln) amidotransferase subunit GatC, which encodes MALSLDDVRKIARLARLRLTPEEEAAFGGQLSAILDHVAQLGELDVSGVEPMTHALAAGDAAPLREDQVLPGLTPAQALANAPARQDTCFKVPRIIE
- a CDS encoding zinc-ribbon domain-containing protein produces the protein MDVRCDRCKATYVFDDAQVTPQGLTVQCTGCGHVFRVKRKSLVVTVPVRADEVTEPPVLASSLAPRPPDAAQQPWVFRQAGGGAPTFTDQVTLQKWIVERRVSADDEVSRSGKPWERLSSLPELAAFFEVMAEVERGRGAPPAGEPAPAPAPAPHPAPAPAPHPARAGSTDFYPPTPFLPLPDASPQADAALTVAASPPEPARPPPPAAAPPRPRPPPAARDEALLTAELGPEELAAVRGRQGSRSKLVVAALLLVTAAAAAYVFVPTLTSQTAPPPAPAPVTAPAPVPASAPLPPPVAPTETEKAPEPVAPPLAAEEPAATPTAPPPATATPPATPTATPPPTATATATPPPTATPTPTPTPTPTATKPPAPKPATAASLVAQAGKLRDKGEVEKALDLYWRALALAPDNLGALTGRGLCYFELGQYAPAEASLQRALQLDLEHPDAMMGLAETYRAQGKKAEALALFERYLAVHPGGEEAAVARYAISQLKE
- a CDS encoding zf-TFIIB domain-containing protein, translated to MSDRGTPGKPSNTEDEYFVREDAEKKRKIALQAKKETQAAELARLKALHWLRCPKCGLEMQVVKYNQHDVEVCFACKGIFLDEGELESIVKREKSGVMGAVLNWFKPAAD